From Streptomyces sp. NBC_01551:
ACCGAGTGGTCCACGCGGGCATCCGGCTGTGCATCGCCACGGCGGCGGTGGCGCAGATCGCCATCGCGGCTCCTTCGGCCTCCGCGGCGCCGGCGTCACACGCCGACCACTTCGCCGCCCAGCGGGCGCTGGGCCGGGCCGTGGCCGACGGGGGAGTGCCCGGCGTCCTGGCCACGATCCGCGACGGCCGTGACACCTGGGTAGGCGCCGCGGGCGTGGCCGACACCGAGACCGGCCGGCAGCGCCGGCAGCAGGACCGCTTCCGGGTCGGGAGCACGACGAAGACCTTCACGGCGACCGTGATGCTGCAACTCGCGGCCGAACACCGGCTCAGCCTCGACGACTCGGTCGAGAAGTGGCTGCCCGGCGTCGTGCGCGGTCCCGGCTACGAGCCCGAGAAGATCACCGTCAGGCAGCTGCTGAACCACACCAGCGGGATCTACGACTACGTCAACGACGACGTCATGAGCAAGCGGGGCGCGGGCACGCCGTTCCTCGAACACCGCTTCGACGGCTACCGCCCCGAGGAGATCGTACGGATCGGGCTCTCCCACCCGCCCGCGTTCGCTCCCGGCACCGGTTGGGGATACTCCAACACCCCCTACTTCCTCGCCGGGATGATCATCGAGCGGGTGACCGGCCTGCCGCTGGCCGACGCGATCGCGCAGCGCGTCGCCCGCCCGCTCGGGCTCACGGCGACGTACCTGCCGCGCGGCGACGATCCGCTGATCCACGGTCCGCACGGGCGGCACTACTCGAAGCTGATGCTGACCGGCCCCGACGCCGCGGTCTACGACGTGACCGAGCTCAACCCCTCCTGGGGGTGGGCGGCCGGCGGCGTGGTCTCGACGACCGCCGACCTCGACCGGTTCTTCGGCGCGCTCCTGGGCGGCCGGCTCCTGCCCCCCGCGCAGCAGCGGGAGATGTTCAGCATGGTCACGACCAAGAACTGGATCCCCGACACCACCTACGGCCTCGGTGTCGCCTCGCAGAAGCTGTCGTGCGGAGTGACGGTCTGGGGCATGGGAGGCGCCATCAACGGCTCCTGGACCTACACGTTCGGCACCCGCAACGGCACCCGCATGGTCTCGGTCAACTCCAACGGCGACTGGAACCACCCGATCGCCGCGTTCACCGACGTCCTCCAGGCCGAGTTCTGCCCGGGCCCCACCCCCGCGCCGGCCGCGTAGGAGGCCTGACCGCGTACGAGTACGGGCGGGCGGATCCCGCCGGAGGCGGGCGGAATCAGCCCATCCGGATATTGGCGTTCCGAGGGAGGTGAGGGCGCCTCCCGGGTTCTCCCCGAGGTGAGGCGGCCGCGAGCCGCCCGGGGGTGGCACGGGGGGAGGGCCCGGCTTCGGCCACGCGCCCCCGCGCGCCTCCCGCCGTGACGTTCCCGCACGGTGGTAGCTGGGAAGCCGCTTGGTGCTGATCGACCGTCACCTGAGGGGAACCCGATGACCAAGGTCCTGGTGCTGCACAGCGTGTGCCTCGTGAGGTCCGCCCTGGCCGCGCTGCTGAGATCCGAAGGCGACTTCGACGTCACCTCCTCCGGCTGGCGCGCCGCCGCGCGCCAGGCGGAGTTCTTACGACCCGACGTGGCGGTCGTGGACCTCGACTGTCCCGGGGCGTCGGCCGCCCTCCTCTCGGACGCCGGCGCCACCCGCCCGCTGCCCCGCTCCACGTCCCTGCTCGTGCTCGCCCGCGCCGACACGCCCGGCTCGCTGCGCCGCGCCTTGCGGACCCAGGCCCTCGGCTACGTCGACAAGGACGGCTCGCCCGCACGGCTGGTCCGGGCCATCGCCAAGGTCGCGGCGGGGGAACGCTCCATCGACGCCACGCTCGCCTCGGCCTTCATGGAGGCCGACCCCATGCCGCTCAGCCCGCGCGAGCTGAGCGTTCTGGCCCGGGCCGCCGAGGGCGACTCGATCGCGGAGATTGCCCGTGCGCTGCACCTCGCCAGCGGGACCGTACGGAACTACATGGCAGCCGTGACACGGAAGACCGGCGCCCGAAACCGGATCGACGCCATCCGGATCTCCCGGCGGGCCGGCTGGGTCTGAGCCCCCGGGTACGGGTTGCCCCGTACCCGTAGCCGCACCCCGCCTCACCCGCGCGCGGTACCCCGCCTCACCCGCGCGCGTCCCACACGCCCACCAGATCCCGGTACAGGGGCGACCTGGCCGGGAGCTCCGCATGCGTGCCGCACACCGCGCGGGTCCCGTCGAGTACGAGGACCCGGTCGGCCCTGACGGCGGAGGAGATGCGGTGCGCGACCACCACCAGGGTGCCGGGGCGCTCGGCGAGCGCCCGCTCCGCGCGTTCCTCGGTCCGGGGGTCGAGGTGGCAGGTGGCCTCGTCGAGCAGCAGCAGGGGGGCGGGGGAGAGGTAGGCGGCGGTGAGGGCGAGGTGCTGCCGCTCGCCCTGGGAGAGCCGGCCCGGGTCGAGGACCGCGTCCAGCCCGCCGAGCCGGGCCACGAGTCCGTCCGCGCCGAGGGCGGCCGCGGCCCGCTCCACCTCGTCCCCGGGGACCGGGCCGGGGCACAGGTGGGTCAGGTTCTCGCGGACCGAGCCCGTGAACACGTACGCCTGCTGGGGCAGCAGCGTCCGGCGGACGTCGGGGCCGCGCCCCCGGGCGTCCCGCGCGGCGGCGCCCGCCACCCGTACGGTGCCCAGGCCGGGCGGCAGCAGGCCGGCGATCAGAGCGGTGAGGGTGGACTTGCCGATGCCGCTCGGCCCCACCACGGCCAGGTGTTCGCCCGGCCCGACCACCAGGTCGAGGCCGTCGATCACGGGGTGCGCGCAGGGGCCGTAGGCGAAGCGGACCCGCCGGAGTTCGACGGCGGGCGACGGCGCGGGCGCGGGTGCCGGCTCCGGCTGCGGCGCGGCCACCTCCGTCACGGCGGGAGCCTCCTGTTCCGGGGCCTCCGGTTCCGGGCCCTCCGGTTCCGGATCGCAGAACCGGTCCAGTACCACCAGCAGCCTCGTGCCCGCCGCCCCCAGTGCCGTCATCAGCGCGTCCAGGGCGGGGAGCAGCGACTGCACGAGGTAGGTGAGGGCCCCGGCCACCGCCCCCGCGCTCACCCCGCGGCCGAGCAGCCAGGGCGTTCCGGCCAGCAGGACGACGACCGGCAACCGGCCTGCGACGCCCAGCGCCAGGGTGCGCAGCGCGGTCCACCGCGAGAGGCGTCCGGTCAGCCGCTCCTGCTCGGCGATCAGCAGCTCCACCGGGGCTCCGGCACTCGCCCCGCCCCCGCACGCGACGACGTCGCGCAGCCCCGCCGCCAGTTCGCCGGCGCGTGCGGACAGCGCCTCGTCGGCGTCGAGCGCCGCCCGCTGCACGCGCGCCATGGGGTGCAGCGTGGCCAGGAAGGCGGCCGTACCCAGGAGCAGCGCGGGCAGTACGAGGACCAGCAGGACCGGATCCAGCGCGGCCAGCCCGAGCAGCGCGCCCAGGGCGGTGAAGACGAACGACCGGGCCACCAGGACCAGTCCGGCGAAGGAGTCCCGGGCCATCTCGGTCTGCTGCGTGAGCCGGGAGACGGCGCCCGCGTCACCGGCCCGCCCGGGATCGGCGACGGCCCGCCCGATCGCCTGGCGCACGCAGCGCCGCACCAGGCCGTCCCGCAGCGGTTCGACCAGGTCCGCCAGTCCGCCGAACACCCCGCGCAGGGCGACGGCGCCGAGCAGGGCCCCCGCGCCGGCCACGGCCAGCCAGCCGAGCCCGGTGCCGGTGCGGCCGGCGAGGAAGCCGTCGTCGAGGGCGCGGGCCACGGCGTAGCCGCCGAGGAAGGTGTGCGCGGACTCCAGCAGGGACCAGAGCGCGAGCCGGCGCAACGCCCGGCCGCGCCCGCGCAGGAAACGCCGCCCCTCGCCGGACACCCGGCGCCAAGTCCCGTACTCGCTCATCGAACCGCCTCCCGCCCGGGCGCCTCCAACGCGCGGCGCCGCAACCCGCCGCCGCCCCGCCCGGCGGGCCCCCCGCCCGGTCCCGCCCCTGCCCCCTCGGCGCCCGGCTCCGGCTCCGCGCCCGGCTCCGGGTCCGGCTCCGCGCCCGGCTCCGCGCCCGGGTCCGGGTCCGCATCCGTGCCCGTGCCCGTGCCCGGGTCCGCGTCCGCATCCAGGTCCGCGCCCGGCTCCAGCTCCGGGCCCGTGCCCGGGTCCGCGTCCGCATCCAGGTCCGGGCCCTGCTCCGCGCCCGTGCCCGGCTCCGGGTCGGCATCCGGGTCCGCGCCCGCGCCCCTGCCCGGGTCCGCATTCAGGTCCGCGCCCGGACCCGGGTTCGCGTCCGGCTCCGGTGCCGGCCGAAGGTCCGGACCCGTGCCCGGGTTCGCGGCCGGACCCGCGGCCGGACCCGCGGCCGGACCCGCGGCCGGGATCGGGGCCGGTGTCGGGGCCGCGCTTGTTTCTGCGGCCGGTGTCGGCGGCGGCTGCGTGTCCGGGGCCGCTGCGGCGCCGAACACCGCACGGTAGGCGGGGTCCCGCCACAGGTCCGCGTGTGTGCCCGTCGCCCGGATCCGGCCCGCGTCGAGCCATACGACGAGGTCGGCGCCGGCGGCCGAGGAGACGCGGTGGGCGACGACGAGACGGGTGCCCGGCCGGACGTCGCGGGCCAGGGCCCGCTCCACCTCCCGGGCGGTGACGGTGTCCAGGCTCGACAGCGCGTCGTCCAGGACGAGCAGCCGCCCGGCGTGGCAGAACGCCCTGGCCAGGCCGAGGCGTTGCAGCTCCCCGCCGGACATCGGCGCGTCCGCGAGCGCCGTGCCGTAACCCTCGGGCAGCCGGCGCACGAAGGTGTCGGCCCCGGCCGCCCGCGCGGCGGCGCGCACGGTCTCCGGGGCCGGCTGCGGCCCGCTGCCGAACGCGACGGCAGCCGCGACGCTCTCGCCGAAGAGGGCAGGCCGTTCGAAGGCGTGGCCGACCTCGCGGCGCAGCTCCCCGGCGGACAGTTCGTCCAGCGGCACGCCGTCGAGCAGGACCTCGCCCTCGTCGCACGCGGTGAGCCGCCCGGCCACGGCGGCCAGCGTCGTCTTGCCGGAGCCCGAGCGGCCGACGACGGCGGCGGTCGTCCCGCCGGGGATCCTCAGGTCGACGTCGCACAACACCACGGCGCCCGCGCGGACGACCCGTACCCCGCGCAGCTCCAGCGTGCCCGGCCCGGCCCCGGGCAACCGGCGCACCCCTTGCGGGAGTTCGGGCAGGTCGAAGAGGGCCGCCGTGCGGCGGGCGGCGGCCCGGCCGCGCACCACGGCCGCCAGCCGCCCCGTCACGGCGCCGACCCCGGCCGCGAGGCCCGCGTAGCGGACCGCGGCGAGGAGCCCTCCGACGCCCAGGGCCCCCTCGGCGAGGCGGATCCCGCCCACGCCGAGGACGACGTACAGCAGCAGGGGCATGAGGGCGCTCGTACGGGCCATCGTGGTGCCGTAGATCCGCCAGGTCCGCCGCCCCTCGGAGCCGAGCTCCGGCAACCGGCCCAGCACGCGCGCCTGTTCGCGCTCGGCGGTGCCGGCGGCGGCGATGGTACGGGCGCCCGCGAGGGCCTCCACGAGGAGGCCGGCCATCGCGAGCTGCACCTCCTGGTAGCGGCTGACGCTGGCGCCGGAGTCGCGGGCGAACGCCCTCAACAGCACGGCGAGCAGCGGGAGTCCGGCGAGGAAGGCCAGCGCGGTCCACACGTCGACCAGGACCAGCGCCACGAGTCCGCCGAACGGGGGGAGCAGGGCCACGGCCGCGCCCACGACGGCCGCCGGCACGGCGCCGGCGGTGGTGGCCTGCGAGGTCAGCCGGGCGGAGAGTTCGCCGGGGGAGTGCCGGGCGGCGTGGTGCGGCGCGGTGCGCAGCAGGCGGCCGAGCCCAAGGCGCCGCAGCCAGGCGGTGGAGCGGGCGTCGACGCCGCCGGTGAGCCGGGCCGTCGCCGCGTCGAGCAGCACCTCGGCGGCGATCACCACCGCGCACCATGCGGTCCACCGGGCGCCGCCGGGGTCCTGGCGCAGCAGCAGGTCGAGGGTGTGGCCGAGGACCGCCGGTTCGGCCAGGGCCGCGCCGGCGGCGCCCACCGAGCAGGCGGACACGGCCGCGAGGCGGCCGGCGCTGTGTCGCGCGGCCGCCCGCAGAGCCCGGTCGGCGCCGCGCGCGGCCGCCGCCTCGCCGGTGGCATCGGGTGCGGTCATGGGCGGCGGCTCCAGGGTGTGGTGCGGGCCCGGGCGGTGAACCGCCCGGGCCCGGAAGGACCTGATCAGTGACAGGTCGTGATGCTCAGGCTGCTGTCGCCGCACAGGAGCAGGCTGGCCCGGCTGCCGCCACCGCCGCCGCCGCCGTGCGCGACCTCGGTGGTCTCTTCCTTCGGGGTGTCCATCGACTGCAGGTCGAGAAGCGTCATGTCCGATTCCTCTTCACTGTGGTGTTCCGATGGGTCACGGCCCCCGCCAGGGGGACCGGCTCTGGGGCCGCCGCGGCCGACCGCGGCGGCGGGAGGAACGGCAGGTGCGCGCGCCCGCCGGGCGCGGCGCTGCCGAGGGCGAGGAGCGCGCCGGCCGTGCCCGTGGACAGGTCCATGGACAGGCGCATCATCTGCTCGCCGGGGAAGGCCAGGAAGCCTTGGTACGGGACCGCGTGCCGGGCCAGGGCCGACACCTGCCGGGCGATGTCCTCGGGGGCGGAGCCCGGGCCCGGCGTGGTGGTCCGCGCCAGGTGCAGGATCATTCCGGCGGCGCCGCGGAACAGGCCGGGCTGCGCGTAGAAGGTCGCCTGGGCGGCGCGGACGATCTCCGGCCGGGCCCGTTCGAAGCGGTCGTCCGCAGCATGCTCCAGCCAGTCGTCCAACACCATGCCGATCCCCACGCTGCCGGCCCCGAGGTAGGGCATCGTGCGCCACCCCTCGTCGACCTGGAGGGTGCCGAAGGCGCTGGTCACGCAGCGGTCGAGATCGCGGTGCAGGGCCCTGGCGGCCCGGAGCAGGAACTCCCGGTCGCCGGTGCGTTCGAACAGCCGCAGGTGGAGCAGCGCGGGTCCGCTGTGCCCGTGGAGCAGGCCGGCCCGTTTCGGGCTGACGGGGGCTGCGGCCCCGGACCCGGCCCCGGCCCCGGACCCGGACCCGGACCCGGCCTTGGACCCGGCCTTGGACCCGCTCCCGGAGAGGAGGTCGGCGCAGCGCAGGGCCGCGGCGTGCAGTGCGCTCTCGCCGGTGGCCGTGCCCAGGGAGTCCAGGGCCAGCCCGATGCCGGCGAGCCCGCTGTGCAGGTCGGGTCCGACCGACTGCCAGGCCTGGCCCAGCAGTTGCTCGGCGAGCGCGAGCGCGCGGTCGCGGTGGCCGAGGCGCTCCAGGGTCCACGCCAGACCGGCGAGGCCGTCGTAGAAGCCCAGCGGCATGCCGGAGGCCGGTTCCTTCGTCCGGGCCAGCAGCCATTCCTCGGCTTCGGGCCACGGGTCGGCGCCGGTCTCGGCGAGCGCGTACAGCACGCCGGCCGCTCCGTAGCCGAAACCGGTGCCGCCGCCGGCGGTCGCGAACTGGGCCGTGTCCCCGGGGAAGAGGCGGTCGTCGCGGTCGAAGGTCGCGCTCGCCCGCAGCGCCGCCGTCATCGAGGCGCGGGCCGCGTCCCAGTCGCCCGGCTCGACCGGCAGGTAGGGGCGCCGGGCCACCACCGCGCGAGCGCCGTCCCCCGAGGACCCCGACACGGCCCCCGACCCGGCCTCGGATCCGGCGAGGATCTCCCGTACCGCCTCGTCGAGGAACTCACGGGGTACGGGGAACTGCTCGGCGGCGATGTCGGCCAGGTGCGCCGCCTTGGCCCGGTCCATCACCAGCAGGCTGGTCAGCGGCAGGAACAAGGCCAGGCGCAGACAGGCCAGGGCGTACCGGTCGACCCCGAAACCACGCCGGTCGGCGGGGGCGACGAACGCCGGGTTGGCGACGGTCTGGCGCAGCCCCTCGTCGACGTGGGCGGCGGCCTCGAAGTCGAGCAGTGCCACCGACGGTTCGCCGGTCTCCTCGTCCTCCGCGACCATGACGTTGAACAGGTGCAGGTCGTTGAAGACGATCCCGCGGGCGTGCACCTCCTCCACGGCCTCGGTCACCCGCCGGTGGACCTCCAGCGCCCACCGGGTGTACTCCGCGAGCTCCGCGGGATCCGGGTCCGCCTCGATCAGCGGGTGCCGGCGGGCGAAGTAGGTGTTGAGGGGCTTGCCCTCCAGGTGCTGCATCACCAGGAAGTGGTGGTCCCCGACGGTGAAGGTGCCGTGGACCGAGGGCACGCAGTCCAGGCCGGCGAGCTGCTCCAGGTCCCTGCGTTCGCGGTGCAGCCGGGTCACGGCGTCCGCTCCGTCGGCCGCGAGCCCAGCGAAGGGGCGCGCTTCCTTGAGGACGACCGGCTCGCCGGTGCGGACGTCGCGGCCGGCGTAGACCCCGCCCCCGTTGGAGAAGTGCAGGGCCCGCTCGACGGTGTACGGGAGGCCTTCGAGGGTGACGGCGGCCCGCCGGGCCAGATGGGGCGCCAGGAAGTCGGGCAACTCGACCCACTCCGGCGGCTGGAACACCGGACCCCGGGGGTCCGGGACCAGCCGGCCGTCCGGGGCCTCGATCGCCGGGACCAGCTCGCCGCGGTCGTCGTAGCAGTGCCGCAGGGTGAAACTGCCGTAACGCAGGTGCACGGGACCGTCGTTCCAGCGCAGGTCGCTCAGGATGTACGGGCCGGGCTCGCCGGCCAGCAACGCGTCCAGCTCCTCGGCGATGGTCCGGCACTGCTCCTCGTCCGCAGGGTAGACGGTGAGGAACTTGCCGCTCGCCGCGCGGTCGGCGTACTTCGCGTTGCGCAGGTGCAGCAGGTACCGGCTCGGCACGAACTTGAACGCGATCCGACGCTCCACGCAGTAGCGGTGGACCCGTTCGAGGACGGACTCGGCGTTGTCCAGGCACGCCGAGACGTGGATCTTCCAGCCCTGCGGGGGCAGCCGGACGTCGACGGGGCGCAGCGCCAGCCAGTCCCCGCTGCGGTGCGTCTGCCACCCCGCCGGCACGGGGGCGAGCGCGGCCCGGTAGCTCTCCTCGGCCCGCCGGTACGGCGCGTCGTAGAACCAGCGGTCGGCGTCGCAGAAGGCGGCGTACCCCTTGTTCACTCGTGCTCCCTCGGTCGGTGACGTGCCAACGCTGTCACGCGGGCCGAGGGCCGCGACAGTCACGGCTGTCACCTGTGGGGTGTGCAGTACGCACGAGTCACAACGGGCGCGCCGCCGCGCCGCTCAGTCCTTGCTCGCCGACTGCCAGCTCATGCCCCAGTCGTACGCGAGGTCCGCCGCCTGCTGTTTGAAGACGCCGGGGGGCAGGACGAGGTACTTCGCCTCGCGCCGGACGATCAGTTCCCCGCCCACGTTCTCGATCAGGGCGATCGCTGCCACCGGCGCGGGCACCGTGCACTCGTCCAGGCGCACCTCGATCGGCGGGCCGACGGGCGGGTACAGCGTGGCGACGCCCTGGAGCCCCGCGAAGCTGTCGGCCCCGGAGTAGATGACGACGAACACCAGGAGGCGCTTGATCTCGGCCGCGTGATCAAGGTTGATCGTGAGGTTCTCGCCGGCCTCGCTCGCGCCGGTCCGGTCGTCGTGGTCCAGCTGGACGTACGGCGGCTGGTCGAACGAGCCGAACTGGTTGCCGATGGGGTGGACGATCCCCGCCGTCCCGTCGCGCAGCTCCCACAGGCAGGAGAGGTCCAGGTCGACGTCCTCCAGCCGGACGGAGTCCCGTCCCTTCCTCATCCAGCCGCGCGGCGGCTTGGCGGCGCTCCAGGTGAGGTTGACCCGCATGGCCCCGGAGGTGGCCCCCTGCTTGCTCAGCGACACCGTGGGCGCCGCCTTCGTCAGAGTGATCTTCGACAGCCGCACCGGCTGGGCAGGCGCGGGCTGCGCCGGCACCGGCGCGGGCGCGGGCGCCGGCGTGGGTGCAAGTGCGGGCGGAGTCGGAGTCGGGGCCGGAGCAGGCGCCGGGTCGTCGACCGTGATGCCGAAGTCGGTGGCGAGCCCCGCCAGGCCGGAGGCGTACCCCTGGCCCACCGCCCGGAACTTCCACGCGCCGGCCCGCCGGTACAGCTCCCCGAGCAGGAAGGCGGTCTCCGTGGTGGCGCCCGTGGCGTCGAACCTCGCCGTCTCGGCGCCGCTCTGCGCGTCCAGCACGCGCACGAAGAGACCGGACACGTCACCGAAGGTGCCGTCGGTGGAGGCGGCGACCACCACGGTGCCGATCTCCTGCTCCACCGCGGACAGCGTCACCCCGATCGTTTCGAGCGTGCCCGAGCCGTCCTCGCGCCTCCCCTCGTGGCGCACGGCGCCGCTGGGATGCACGGGCTGGTTGTAGAAGACGAAGTCGTCGTCCGAGCGCACCTTGCCGGCCGCCGTCAGCAGCAGGGCCGACACGTCCACGTCAGGTGCTCCGGGACCGCCCCGCCACCCCAGTTCCACCCGGACACCGGCACTCGGTACCGGCACGTTGGCACCTTTTTGCAAGGACACGTGGGCCCCCCTTCCGTGGCTTCTCCTGCTCCCGCAGCGTACGAGGCCCTGGCGTGCCGCGTTCCCCGAAGACGGAAATGATGGAGCCACGACGGTCCGGGTCACGACACGAGGGGGGTCTCATGCCCCGCAGCACCCCCGAAGACGCCCGGCGCCGGCGCCGGTGCCGACGGCCGATCGGCACCTGGCCGGCCGTGGGGGTCACGGTGGCCGTCCTCGTCGCCGCCAACCTGGCCGTGCACCGCTGGTCGGGCCTGTGGGGTGTGGTGACCGCGGTCGTGGTCAGCGGTGTGCTGCTCGGTGTGCTCCGCTGGGCCGGCGGCACCCTCGCGGACGCGGGTCTGGCGCCTGGCACGCTGGCCCGCGGGGCCCGTTGGGCGCTGGCCCTGATCGGCCTGGTCGGCGTCGTCTACCTGGCCGGGGCCCTGCTGCCCGCCACCAGGACGCTGTTCGAGGACCGGCGGTACGCCGGGATGGACGGCGGCGAGGTGATGCTGCGCGTCTTCGTGCTGGTCCCTGTCGGCACGGTCCTGGTGGAGGAGATCGCCTTCCGGGGCGTGCTCTACGGTCTGGTGCGCCGCGCCCGCGGGGCGGTGTGGGCGACCGTCGTGTCGAGCGTGTTGTTCGGCCTGTGGCACGTGCTGCCGTCGCTGCACCTGGCGACCGCGAAGCCGGCCCTGGGCTCGGTCTTCGGTCAATCCGGCCTCGGGGCCGCCTTGGCGGTCGTGGGGGCCGTGCTGTTCACGGCGGCGGCGGGCGTCCTGTTCTGCGAACTGCGCCGCCGCAGCGGCAGCCTGCTGGCTCCCATGGGGCTGCACTGGGCGGTCAACGCGTTCGGCTACGTCGTCGGGTTCCTGCTGCGTTGAACGCGCGGCGGGGCCGGCGGCGGCCCTGCGGCGGACTCACTTCTGCGGCGAGACGACGTCCTTCAGGTGGTCCAGTTCCTGCGCGGTGAATCCGGTGGGCCGCATGACGGAGTTCCAGGCGTCGACGTAGGCCGCCTTGTACGTGTGCCCGTGGCCGTCCGGCACCCCCGTGGAGAACGGCAGGTCGGCGGTGACCTGCCAGAAGGTCACGAACGGGATCCACACCATCGCCCCGAGCACGTCCGAGCCGGGCCGATCTCCGATCCAGTCGGGTTCGGAGAGGGCCAGCCGGGGGCTCCACCAGACGATCGGGTCGGACGGGTGCATGAGGTAGAGCACCCGCGGGCCGTCCCAGGGACGGTCGGCGGGAGGGATCGCGGCGGCCGGGTCGTCGGTGAACCGGACGGTCCGGCCCTCCCGGTAGACGGGCTCGATCTCGGGGCTTCCCGCGTCGCGGTGGTCGCTGAACTCGCGGAAGAGCGTGTTGAAGTTGGGCGGGCCGGCGAACAGGGTGCCCGCGGTGCGGTTGCGCAGGTCGTGCTCCCCGCTGAAGGCCGTCTCACCGCCGAACGAGCCCAGGCTCTCGCCCGCCACGAACAGGCGCGGACGCCGGTCCTGGGGCAGCTGGGACCACTTGTCGTAGACCGCGTCGAAGAGATCGCGGCCGGCCTCGCGCGCCTTGGACTGGTCGACCAGGTACGACATCCACGACGGCAGGTACGAGTACTGGATCGCCACGCTGGCCGCGTCGCCGTTGGCGAGGTACTCGAACGAGTCCACCGCGGCGGGATCGACCCAGCCGCTGCCCGTGGTGGTCATCACGAGCAGGTTCTCGCGTGCGAAGCCGCCCGCCCGTTCGAGATCCGCGACGGCCCGGGCCGCCCGGGTCTCCGTGCTGTCGGAGGTCTCCAGTCCGGCGTAGGCCCGGACGGGCTCCTGCGCCGTGCGGTGGGTGAAGGCGCCGATGGCCTGCGCCGTCGGACCACTGCCGGTGAACGCCCGGCCCTGGTAGCCCAGCGAGTCCCACGGCACCAGTGAGCCGGGCCCGCCCGAGCGCAGCGCAGACGTCGGCTGGTGCACGCCTTCCGGGGTCTGGGTGTCACGCAGCGAGAACGCCTCGTTGGCGGCGTTCACGATGCCGCTCAGCAGTAGCCCGGAGAACGCGGCCCACGCCAGACCCGCCACCAACAGCCAGCCGACCACCCGGGCCGCCCGCCCGCCGATCCGGCGCCCGAGCAGCCGGGCGGCCCAGCGGTAGAGGGCCCGCAGTCCCCGCCCGGCCGCGAGCAGGAGGAGGAAGACGAGAGCGGCGACGAAGGGGCAGGCGATGGCCGTGAGGACGTTGAAGTCGGTGACGCCCATGAGCCGGCGGATCTCGTGCTGCCAGTACTGCCCGAGCCCGAACGAGACGCCGAAGAGCACGAGCGCGCTGACGAGCAGGATGAGCCATGACCTGCGCGAGGGGCTGCGCGCCTCCCGGTCGGCGAAAGCGCGCCACACACAGGCCGCGAGCACGCCCAGCCCGTACCCGATGGCCGCGCTGATTCCGCAGATCAGCCCTTGGAGGACGCCGCCGCGGGGGAGCAGTGACGGGGTGAACGACAGGCACGCCAGGACCAGCGCGCCCCAGCAGCCGGGGAGCGTCAGCTGGAGCCGCCGACGCCGCTCGCGCGGGGCCGGCCCTTCCGACGGAGGTACCGGCGGGTCATCGGTCATGGCTTGCCTCCGTGGTCATGGTCGCAAGGCCGGGGGGTTCGTGCCATCCGGCGCGGGAGGCAGGCGTGGGAGGCGACGGGAGAGCACGCGTGGCCGCGGCCGGCAGGCTGCGCGGGGGCGGCCTGCGTAGCCTGAAGTGGGTGCCGGCTCGTGTCCGGCAGCGGGTGAAGCGGCGGGAGGTCGTCCCATGAGCAGACGTT
This genomic window contains:
- a CDS encoding CPBP family intramembrane glutamic endopeptidase, which encodes MPRSTPEDARRRRRCRRPIGTWPAVGVTVAVLVAANLAVHRWSGLWGVVTAVVVSGVLLGVLRWAGGTLADAGLAPGTLARGARWALALIGLVGVVYLAGALLPATRTLFEDRRYAGMDGGEVMLRVFVLVPVGTVLVEEIAFRGVLYGLVRRARGAVWATVVSSVLFGLWHVLPSLHLATAKPALGSVFGQSGLGAALAVVGAVLFTAAAGVLFCELRRRSGSLLAPMGLHWAVNAFGYVVGFLLR
- a CDS encoding alpha/beta hydrolase, producing MTDDPPVPPSEGPAPRERRRRLQLTLPGCWGALVLACLSFTPSLLPRGGVLQGLICGISAAIGYGLGVLAACVWRAFADREARSPSRRSWLILLVSALVLFGVSFGLGQYWQHEIRRLMGVTDFNVLTAIACPFVAALVFLLLLAAGRGLRALYRWAARLLGRRIGGRAARVVGWLLVAGLAWAAFSGLLLSGIVNAANEAFSLRDTQTPEGVHQPTSALRSGGPGSLVPWDSLGYQGRAFTGSGPTAQAIGAFTHRTAQEPVRAYAGLETSDSTETRAARAVADLERAGGFARENLLVMTTTGSGWVDPAAVDSFEYLANGDAASVAIQYSYLPSWMSYLVDQSKAREAGRDLFDAVYDKWSQLPQDRRPRLFVAGESLGSFGGETAFSGEHDLRNRTAGTLFAGPPNFNTLFREFSDHRDAGSPEIEPVYREGRTVRFTDDPAAAIPPADRPWDGPRVLYLMHPSDPIVWWSPRLALSEPDWIGDRPGSDVLGAMVWIPFVTFWQVTADLPFSTGVPDGHGHTYKAAYVDAWNSVMRPTGFTAQELDHLKDVVSPQK
- a CDS encoding TerD family protein — protein: MSLQKGANVPVPSAGVRVELGWRGGPGAPDVDVSALLLTAAGKVRSDDDFVFYNQPVHPSGAVRHEGRREDGSGTLETIGVTLSAVEQEIGTVVVAASTDGTFGDVSGLFVRVLDAQSGAETARFDATGATTETAFLLGELYRRAGAWKFRAVGQGYASGLAGLATDFGITVDDPAPAPAPTPTPPALAPTPAPAPAPVPAQPAPAQPVRLSKITLTKAAPTVSLSKQGATSGAMRVNLTWSAAKPPRGWMRKGRDSVRLEDVDLDLSCLWELRDGTAGIVHPIGNQFGSFDQPPYVQLDHDDRTGASEAGENLTINLDHAAEIKRLLVFVVIYSGADSFAGLQGVATLYPPVGPPIEVRLDECTVPAPVAAIALIENVGGELIVRREAKYLVLPPGVFKQQAADLAYDWGMSWQSASKD
- the lanKC gene encoding class III lanthionine synthetase LanKC — its product is MNKGYAAFCDADRWFYDAPYRRAEESYRAALAPVPAGWQTHRSGDWLALRPVDVRLPPQGWKIHVSACLDNAESVLERVHRYCVERRIAFKFVPSRYLLHLRNAKYADRAASGKFLTVYPADEEQCRTIAEELDALLAGEPGPYILSDLRWNDGPVHLRYGSFTLRHCYDDRGELVPAIEAPDGRLVPDPRGPVFQPPEWVELPDFLAPHLARRAAVTLEGLPYTVERALHFSNGGGVYAGRDVRTGEPVVLKEARPFAGLAADGADAVTRLHRERRDLEQLAGLDCVPSVHGTFTVGDHHFLVMQHLEGKPLNTYFARRHPLIEADPDPAELAEYTRWALEVHRRVTEAVEEVHARGIVFNDLHLFNVMVAEDEETGEPSVALLDFEAAAHVDEGLRQTVANPAFVAPADRRGFGVDRYALACLRLALFLPLTSLLVMDRAKAAHLADIAAEQFPVPREFLDEAVREILAGSEAGSGAVSGSSGDGARAVVARRPYLPVEPGDWDAARASMTAALRASATFDRDDRLFPGDTAQFATAGGGTGFGYGAAGVLYALAETGADPWPEAEEWLLARTKEPASGMPLGFYDGLAGLAWTLERLGHRDRALALAEQLLGQAWQSVGPDLHSGLAGIGLALDSLGTATGESALHAAALRCADLLSGSGSKAGSKAGSGSGSGAGAGSGAAAPVSPKRAGLLHGHSGPALLHLRLFERTGDREFLLRAARALHRDLDRCVTSAFGTLQVDEGWRTMPYLGAGSVGIGMVLDDWLEHAADDRFERARPEIVRAAQATFYAQPGLFRGAAGMILHLARTTTPGPGSAPEDIARQVSALARHAVPYQGFLAFPGEQMMRLSMDLSTGTAGALLALGSAAPGGRAHLPFLPPPRSAAAAPEPVPLAGAVTHRNTTVKRNRT